Proteins encoded by one window of Conger conger chromosome 1, fConCon1.1, whole genome shotgun sequence:
- the LOC133108560 gene encoding proline-rich protein 36-like, which produces MESNYPVITNVLDTDWCNHLWGDTNPASVRGKAGVTMESQHANPQQGGSEAAYVSFKNEPEQRDLLMQEVHIPSEMPVVGNSSVYPLQPGRLQNSSKNAVNQRDLQGLHFHANSDPRASIPPPKAIIISDSAPPPDSRRSRARFSREEERALLAGVVERWDELYGYQSQALPRGAKSRIWSDIAGRLCSSSREAREGEDVRKKWLYIKLTLRNRLRAAGQLGPGAGPPDLSPLEQRVLALMGHDSGGSVDAPDIGFGPVSGEDFRPLALHGPEDPDTVGSTSDAEMDGNQEEQQEEPAAAPVSVPSPVPVSTTPSTSNAQRKNARLEDPLAPALAAIRGRQDRSISLYKEAIEVLRSMAADVRRYVDHMIAATPPEPASVPEGILQGALVSKQPTPPTAASGQASTPPRQQPPTNLPQAHSPPTPQTPLANPAPSPGQARTPVEHPPGRQPPCVTPCCAHFQSSVPLLHTVPQHPACPFPPQYPTMCPYHVMPHCPTVVYPAYYPSPLSSMYHCPQQTPPATAPHVYQYPPAVTIVSPPPFCPAPSPVAHRTVLHRSPPPSFYPAPPRAPGDPAPSTTNCTPFPGCQSAPHPLGPPPPPSSPHPHHSATQRGRGRVRKRWGRRGGCSYLTGRSAAFS; this is translated from the exons ATGGAGAGCAATTATCCGGTAATAACAAACGTGCTTGACACGGACTGGTGCAACCACCTGTGGGGAGACACAAACCCGGCGTCTGTTCGTGGTAAAGCCGGTGTAACCATGGAATCGCAACATGCGAATCCTCAGCAAGGAGGCTCTGAGGCTGCATACGTCAGCTTTAAAAACGAG CCAGAACAAAGAGACCTGCTCATGCAAGAAGTTCATATTCCCTCAGAAATGCCAGTTGTGGGCAACTCCAGTGTTTATCCTCTACAACCAGGCAGACTGCAAAACAGCAGTAAAA ATGCAGTTAATCAGCGTGATTTGCAGGGATTACATTTTCATGCAAATTCAG ACCCCCGCGCCTCCATCCCACCCCCAAAAGCGATTATAATCTCAGATTCCGCACCCCCTCCAGACAGCCGGAGGTCCCGGGCCCGGTTCTCccgggaggaagagagggcacTTCTGGCAGGGGTGGTGGAGCGCTGGGACGAGCTGTACGGGTACCAGAGCCAGGCGCTGCCCCGCGGGGCCAAGTCGCGCATCTGGAGCGACATTGCCGGCCGgctctgcagctcctccagggAGGCCAGGGAAGGGGAGGACGTGCGGAAGAAGTGGCTCTACATCAAGCTGACCCTCAGGAACCGCCTGCGAGCTGCCGGCCAGCTGGGCCCGGGCGCCGGCCCGCCGGACCTCAGCCCCCTGGAGCAGCGCGTGCTGGCGCTCATGGGGCACGACAGCGGGGGCAGCGTGGACGCCCCGGATATCGGCTTCG GTCCGGTTTCAGGAGAGGACTTCCGGCCCCTCGCCCTGCACGGTCCCGAGGACCCGGACACCGTGGGCTCCACCAGCGACGCCGAGATGGACGGCAACCAGGAGGAGCAACAGGAGGAGCCCGCCGCTGCCCCCGTCTCCGTCCCGTCCCCGGTCCCAGTCTCCACCACACCCTCCACCTCAAACGCCCAGCGCAAGAACGCCCGTCTGGAGGACCCGCTGGCCCCTGCCCTGGCAGCCATCAGGGGCCGGCAGGACCGCTCGATATCCCTGTACAAGGAGGCCATCGAGGTGCTGCGCTCCATGGCTGCCGACGTGCGGCGGTACGTGGACCACATGATCGCCGCGACCCCGCCGGAGCCGGCGTCCGTACCTGAGGGcatcctgcagggggcgctggtcTCCAAGcagcccaccccacccacagccGCCTCTGGACAGGCCTCTACACCACCGCGGCAGCAGCCACCCACCAACCTACCCCAGGCCCACTCGCCACCCACTCCCCAAACACCACTGGCCAACCCTGCTCCCTCCCCGGGCCAAGCACGGACACCTGTGGAACACCCACCCGGTCGTCAGCCCCCCTGTGTGACCCCGTGCTGTGCCCATTTTCAGTCCAGCGTTCCCCTTTTACACACTGTCCCACAGCATCCTGCCTGCCCTTTCCCTCCACAGTACCCCACCATGTGCCCTTATCATGTCATGCCTCATTGCCCCACAGTCGTCTACCCAGCGTACTACCCGAGTCCGCTGTCCTCCATGTACCACTGTCCCCAACAGACTCCCCCTGCTACAGCTCCTCACGTTTACCAGTACCCACCTGCGGTTACGATCGTTTCCCCGCCTCCTTTCTGCCCCGCACCCTCTCCTGTAGCACACCGTACCGTCCTCCACCGCTCCCCCCCGCCCTCGTTCTACCCCGCACCTCCCAGGGCCCCAGGAGACCCGGCCCCGTCTACAACGAACTGCACCCCATTCCCGGGCTGTCAATCAGCTCCACACCCGCTGGgtcccccaccgcccccctccaGCCCACATCCACACCACAGCGCCACacagaggggcaggggcagggtccGCAAACGctggggcaggagaggaggctgTTCCTACCTCACGGGCAGGAGTGCTGCATTCAGCTAA
- the uts2r3 gene encoding urotensin-2 receptor, giving the protein MDPSISISHSPTPFSPHTFPLLPNHSLPSSSPSLPPSPSLASTILFCSVLSLMSLLGIAGNVYTLGLLLGRRKGRRRSRGRCCFGWLCLSPSSPCSPSSSLSPSSSSSSSSSLYLQVLSLALADLLYLSTVPFIVYDSLAADWAFGELGCRLLLSLDLLTMHASIFTLTAMSLDRYRAVADPLAASSSPSPGLLRVALAWGLALALSLPMMITLHLEDGGNQEGQLCVPAWDEQSSKVYMSVLFCTSILGPGLAIGALYTALGRLYWVSQTQPPWASTSSTYPARAPRPKVLLLILGIVLAFWACFLPFWIWQLLPLYRPEVLRSVPTSTQVTVNRVLTGLTYGNSCVNPFFYTLLTGKRKSGRSRQTLTSGAQLSHKGRPIH; this is encoded by the coding sequence ATGGATCCTTCCATTTCCATCTCACACTCCCCCACCCCTTTCTCCCCTCAcacctttcctctcctccccaaTCACTCACTCCCATCCTCCTCACCCTCCCTACCCCCTTCCCCCAGCCTGGCCTCCACCATCCTGTTCTGCTCTGTGCTTTCCCTCATGTCCCTCCTGGGTATTGCGGGTAACGTCTACACCTTGGGCCTCTTACTGGGCCGACGCAAAGGCAGGAGACGCAGCCGAGGCAGGTGCTGCTTTGGGTGGCTGTGCCTTTCGCCCTCTTCCCCTTGCTcgccttcctcctctctctccccttcttcctcctcctcctcttcctcatcgcTGTACCTCCAGGTCTTGAGCCTAGCGCTGGCCGACCTCCTCTACCTCTCCACCGTCCCCTTCATCGTGTACGACAGCCTGGCCGCGGACTGGGCCTTCGGGGAGCTGGGCTGCCGGCTCCTGCTCAGCCTGGATCTGCTCACCATGCACGCCAGCATCTTCACCCTCACCGCCATGAGCCTGGACCGCTACAGGGCCGTGGCTGACCCCCTGgcagcctcctcctccccctcaccgGGCCTGCTCCGGGTGGCTCTGGCCTGGGGGCTGGCGCTGGCTCTCAGCCTCCCCATGATGATCACCCTTCACCTGGAGGACGGGGGCAACCAGGAGGGCCAGCTGTGTGTGCCAGCCTGGGATGAGCAGAGCTCCAAAGTCTACATGAGCGTCCTCTTCTGCACCAGCATCCTCGGCCCAGGACTGGCCATCGGGGCCTTGTACACCGCCCTGGGCCGCCTGTATTGGGTCTCCCAAACCCAGCCTCCATGGGCAAGCACAAGCAGCACCTATCCCGCCCGGGCCCCCCGCCCTAAAGTCTTGCTCTTGATCCTGGGAATAGTTCTGGCCTTCTGGGCCTGTTTCCTCCCCTTCTGGATCTGGCAGCTGCTACCCCTGTACCGGCCGGAGGTGCTGAGGTCCGTCCCCACCAGCACCCAGGTCACCGTCAACAGGGTGCTCACGGGCCTCACGTACGGGAACTCCTGCGTCAATCCCTTCTTCTACACCCTTCTCACCGGCAAGCGCAAGAGCGGCCGCTCCAGGCAGACTCTGACATCAGGGGCCCAGCTGTCCCACAAGGGGAGGCCGATTCACTAG